In Galactobacillus timonensis, the genomic stretch CATCTCGTAATACTCATATCTTGTCAGCACCCGGCTGCGCTTACTGGCGAGCTTATTCCTCAGATATCCGATGCCTTTATAGTCCATTGATTGCCTCCGTTCGCTTTGTTAGCGAGAAATATTCGCAGTACCGGGCGCTGTTGCGAGCAGCCCCTGGGATGGGGTCTACCCGCCCCATATCGTAAATGAATGTGTTTATTAATTCTGATCGCTTCGGTAGGACGCCCAGTCCCGGCTCTGGGGAAGAACCCGGTTACCAATCGACTGATCAGGAATGTATTTCTTGTTCAGTACTTTGTCAGCTTTTGCCCTGTTGCATGCAAGATGAGCAAGCTGCATGTTGCCGATGTCTGACGGATGCCCGCCTTTGGCGATCGGGATGATGTGGTCAATCGTCGGAGACATCGGATCTGGGAACTTCAAGGAGAAATCCACTGGCCTTCCGCAGATCGCGCACACTGTC encodes the following:
- a CDS encoding HNH endonuclease, yielding MGQGKYKRNRPDKDGHFRAAFDKNKKIIYATQTVCAICGRPVDFSLKFPDPMSPTIDHIIPIAKGGHPSDIGNMQLAHLACNRAKADKVLNKKYIPDQSIGNRVLPQSRDWASYRSDQN